Proteins from a single region of Dictyostelium discoideum AX4 chromosome 5 chromosome, whole genome shotgun sequence:
- a CDS encoding molybdenum cofactor sulfurase domain-containing protein translates to MSSNFIDFVQANIKYFIGAGILALNIISFYNYYSNKNNANNNNNNNNINNNNNNTLGDSSPRDHPFRIKKIIIYPIKSCKGIEVRSCKIDKYGFENDRRFMLIHQGRFMSQRTTPKMALIEPDISEDGQYLIINAKGQNEIRVKIGDTNDKEIIKVGIWKDTVDVVDCGDQVSEWLTKFLDTEARLVTIAPGEYHRRVPEDYVDHIIEEPTEIDRDNYQFALCDTSQVMILSESSIDDINMHIDAIRKEKKEKPRDPVTFSNFRPNILVSGYDCSPFEEDRWEQIRISGLLLSRVAFTPRCKLTTVQPETGILDPYGDNEPLRTMETYRKFNGKLLFGALFVHSNPIADGEELFVGNIIDVLKINNKPYEK, encoded by the exons atgtctTCAAATTTTATAGATTTTGTTCAAGCTAATATTAAATACTTTAT TGGTGCTGGTATCTTGGCATTGAATATTATAtcattttacaattattattcaaataaaaataatgccaataataataataataataataatattaataacaacaacaacaatacatTAGGTGATTCAAGTCCAAGAGATCATccatttagaattaaaaaaatcattatttacccaa ttAAATCATGTAAAGGCATTGAAGTTAGATCttgtaaaattgataaatatggatttgaaaatgatagaaGATTTATGTTAATTCATCAAGGTAGATTCATGAGTCAACGTACAACTCCAAAAATGGCATTAATTGAACCAGATATCTCTGAAGATGGTCAATATTTAATCATTAATGCAAAAGGTCAAAATGAAATTCGT gttaaaattggtgatacaaatgataaagaaattattaaagttGGAATTTGGAAAGATAcagttgatgttgttgattgtGGTGATCAAGTTTCAGAATGGTTAACCAAATTCTTGGATACAGAAGCACGTTTAGTAACAATTGCACCAGGCGAATATCATAGAAGAGTACCAGAGGATTATGTTGATCATATAATTGAAGAGCCAACTGAAATTGATAGAGACAATTACCAATTTGCATTATGTGATACCTCACAAGTAATGATTCTTTCAGAGTCGTCAATCGATGATATCAATATGCATATCGATGCTATTCGTAAAGAAAAGAAGGAAAAACCAAGAGATCCTGTAACTTTCTCAAACTTTAGACCAAATATTTTAGTAAGTGGTTATGATTGCTCACCATTTGAAGAGGATAGATGGGAGCAAATTAGAATCtctggtttattattatcaagagTTGCCTTCACACCACGTTGTAAATTAACAACTGTTCAACCAGAAACTGGTATCTTGGATCCTTATGGCGATAATGAACCATTAAGAACAATGGAAACTTATCGTAAATttaatggtaaattattgTTTGGTGCATTGTTTGTTCATAGTAACCCAATAGCCGATGGTGAAGAACTTTTTGTTGGTAATATCAttgatgttttaaaaataaataataaaccctatgaaaaataa